CTTATTCCAAAGCCCACAccatgctcttaaaaaaaaaaaaaaaaagtaaatattttaataaataataaaaataccagaAGAGTTACAAAGGCACAACAGGTTGCTGGAAATTCTGAGATTTCACTTAGGGAACGCCATACCTGAGCCTACATCCCCCAGCAGAACCCCGAGCTAAGACCACTCTGATCCCCGCGGGTCACCAGATGGCGCTAGCACCTCCAGTCTTGCAGCCTCACGTTACTTTGCAGGCTCTGAACGGAATTAATGCTACGCGTGCATATTCAGAAGATTAAAGACCTGTTAGTTTAAGGGCAGAGGCTGCCTTTGGGAATAACAGCAAGCGTTCGCTATGCTTCAGTCTCCTAGATAAAGCATGCTGTGTCTGTAGGGCTGTGCAGTGGGAATAAAAGTTACTAGAGCTGCTGAAAAGTTAGTCAGCCACGGGTTGTAACAATCGGGATGATCACAAGCACTACAAACAACTAACTCCATGCCATGACCCAGGAGTAGGCTGACTTGGCAGACCCTGGAAAGCACTATTTGGTAAGCGCGTAATGCCACAGCAATCAAAAGCTTTCGTTACGACACGTCAGAGATGGAACTTGCCTCTTCCTGCAGGAACGACGGTACCGACTTGCTCAGTCCTTTGAGTTTTTCAGGATTGGAAAACAGCTTATCGGGCTGCGGAGGCACTGCGGAGACTCAAGAGCAGCAATTCAAAAGTTTCAAAAGAGTTTGTGCCTCAACAGAGCGTGATTCCATAGCAGGGCACAGTTAGAAACAACGAACCTCAGATGAAATACATGCACAGTTTACACTTTGGATACAAGGGTTTGTTATTCTCCACGGGACTCAGATACTACCGTTAGGAAGGATCACCTAGCTCAACATCTCCTATAACACGGCCCCCAGGGTGCTGAATGCAGTCTGATCAAATgtgataaaacatttttattttaccttctaTCTTTTCTTCCTAGAACAAGGATAAGTGCACTCATGTACTAACCTTATCGTAAGGTTCTTGGCAAGAAGATAGTCTACAAGCCAAATGCTGTTAGTTCCTAGTCCAATTAATGGTGATaagaatatttatgtaaatCAAGCAATGTTCAGAGGAAGTTTCAAGTATTCCAAGTTAATTTTAAGATGCACATCTCATTAATGATGCGGATTCTTGCAGCACTTCTCTCCAAATTTCATAGAATAACTCAAGCAGaaaggaacccacaaggatcatcaaatccaactcctagctccacacagcaccacccaaaaatcagaccatgtgtctgagagctttgtccaaatgcttcttgaactccagcagctcagcgctgtgagccctgccctggggagcctgtccctgtgcctgAACTCAGCTATACCTTTACTGAAATTTGCTTCCTATGTTCTTCACTGATTTCATTGTACAAAGCTTAATTGCGCAAGCTATagcaaaaaaaagtttgctctaaaagcatgaaaaattcTGAGAATGGTGGGCTAACACCACTCATATTTAATATTCTTCAGACTAAAGATCTTTACTCTGGATACACATTATGAAATGTACCAACACTGAATAACTCATGACACAGAATTACTTGGCAGCAAACAGCCAGCCACAGGAGCACGCATCTGTTGCATAAAATTAAACACCGCACACAAGCTGGGGTTGTTTGCAAGGTGTTAAGTGAagcttttccaaagcttttGCAGCTGAAGCTCAACTAGTGGTTAACGTATCAATTATTGTCAGTATGCAGTTAGATGCAGCTTCCTCATTCAGCAGCTATCTAGTCCAGACATATAACTCGTcagccattaaaataaaaaggacttttAATGTATTAGTTTAAATATCAGCGGAGAAACCTCTCCACTGTCTGTTGGAAGAATCCTATTACTCACTTCCTGCTGCATTTTCATTCCTCTCTTGATCTTGATCAGTTTTCAGACCTGCTCAGTGCAGTATTGACATGTCATTCAGTAGCACAAACAGCTATACAGTTTTATAACTAACATCGGTATCTTTTACGTGTGGCAAGTCTTGACTTCTGTTGACCCCATGAATTTATGTTCTGCATCATTCTCCTCTTTTGAGGAGCTGAGTCATAACAAGGGGAACACGAATCTTTAGCAAatcaaaaatttcaaaaaaaaaaaacaacaagggGAATATGAAtctttagcaaaacaaaaacgCGGTTGGTATTTTCAAGAGAATTTGCCTTATTCTGTCCGTACAGTTATCAAATTGTCTGGGTCCATACATTTTTCCAAAACTTCACTCACTACATTGAACTAAAAAAAGGCACCCCTTTCAGACAAGTGTCTACATATTGAATGTACAACATGTTTCCAAGAAGGCTGTccatctgaagaagaaaaccaagTGTGATATTTAAGACTTGTTAATATACTGGATATGGCATGTATTCTACTACGTTATAAACAACTAACACTCCGAATGCTTTGAAGCATCTAAAACACGACAAATGCAACTTTGCAGAACTATTTTTAACTGTAGTGCCACAACGCAGTAAACAGGAAAGAATTGTGTTATATTCCATCATATTCAATGTTACTTGGTGGCTTTCCAGCATGTTTATCTCGACACATCCTTGGAGcaggtttgcttttgttttgattaggtttgtaatttctgaaagaatACAGGAAAATTTGACGCTAAGGCACCTGTAACGCACTAACAGATCGATGTTCATCTATTGCTTAAAGTAATTCTGCTTTGCTGGATTGAGATAGGAATTTAGAGAGGTTCCTTTTCAACTGATGTATTCTGAAAGGTGTTTTGCGTGAGCAAAAACCATCTTGCATCTTATAatgcaacaacagaaaagacaaatctACTATTTAATTGCGCCCAGTTTTTCAACTGTGCTGGTGTTCAAAGCTCTCAGTGAtttcagaagctgttttatAGGCTGGATGACCAAAGATCAAAATAGCACACTGCTGGGTGGCACACAGTTACTACAGATGCAACAGGTCATAAAAGAAGTCTAGTGCTTAAGAGTAAAATAACAAATGCTTTTGTGAAGCTTTCTTATCAGTCACGATGAAGTTAGTCAAATTTGAAAGAGTAACACAACTCCTGGTTTCTCAAATCTTTCGCTAGCAAACAGAACATTAAAGAACAATAGATTTCCATGCAGACACAAAAGATATTTACCATCTTCAGCACTAAGAGCTAATTCTTCctttggaatttttatttttcctttatctgtGCAGGAAAAAAGTAACACTTGGTTAGAAAGCTTGCTGTTCAGTATGATAAAATAGATGGCAGTGGTAATCACAGAATTAAGGACCAAAAACTAAAAccaacagaacaaacaaacaacaaaaaaccaccagcaGAGCCACGGGAATGGTTAAATTCACGAGATGCTTTCAACGTGGAACATTCCTTCAATTCTGCATCCAAGCAGCAGTCTCATCTTGACACAGTTTCTACCAGCGTGCTGTTACAGCAATGTTAGTGCATACCTAAAATCTGGGAACTAGTTAGAAGGGAGCAATAGCATAAGTAGTATTAGAAGAGTAATTAGCCAATGAGAGCCAACATCTTTCAAAATCTACACCTCCACTCTTCAGTTCTCAAGCACCAATTCAGTTCATGTCTTCCCCAttagaagtgaaataaatacgAAAACACTAAGGAGCAGCATGAACGGAGACAGGAATAAGAACGATAATAAGTCATAATCTTAGGACGCTACAGAGGGAGGTCAGGAATGAATGCTAAGTACGATCCTGTCTCACTGCATTCGCTTCGTTTGGTTATATTAACTGCTAGAATACACAGGTGAAACGACTACATTAAGAcaacttttttgttcttccattgTCTAATAATTTGAGCCAAGCAACCAGGAGCGAGCAGAAGTTGTAGCTCATCGCTATTTGAGTGGTGGCATCCAAATACTTTctttattgaaaacattttaactaTCCAAAACCAGATCATCCCTGACTGACACAGTGTATTTTTGGAAGATGTCTGCTTGCTAGACCAGTGTTGTTTCAAAAGGAACAGTAAGAACTGAGAACTAACCCATATGAGACGAGAATTCAGTTTTACGATACAAACTCCATACCGCTTAGTGAGAAGCAATGTAAGGCAAAAACACTGCTTGGCAAAGCTGTATGGAAACACAGCATAAGCATGGTTAAGCCAAACTGGGGGTCATGGGAGACACACACAAGCTTTGTGCTCACTTGAGGTGGCTGATGGAATGTCCTCTAGACTTTTGGAAGGCATTTTCCTATCTGCACTCCTTTTCAAAGCCATCAAAACAGGATTTAAGTCTTCTTCTGAACCTGTTACGAGACAAAACACATGAACACTGCACACACAgacatgcttttttaaaaaagtcacttaaaaaaaaatacagccatgGATTTCTTTTGGGAATCTTCTGACCTTTAACAAAGACTGTGAGTATTCACTCGAAATGCTAAGTAATTTCTGAGGGTCAGAGTCAGGAACGCATTGCGTCCAGTTATTCCAAAACAAGAGACGCACCAACAAGACAATAGCCTGGATTTTTAAGGAACTACTGAAACTGACACCTGAGCatcttaaattaaaatggaaattggaGTAAAGCAGACCAATTTCAGCAGTGTTTAAGTTAAGAATCTTTTCTCTCTAAGTTCCCTCAGGTATCAGTAGAAACACACAGGTTGGTTGACTCGACCTGTGTTTGTACTGACTAATCAGGGAGTTTAAGGTAAACATGGTACTTAGTTGTCTAAGAACTAGGTAAGATAAAATCAGATTTAACCATTTTGTTATGAATCGGCACAAATACAAGTTaatagctttgtttttcccccctctgtaGATTTGTTCATTACAATTTTCTGCCCAGTGAACATCACCTTCTGTTCAATATTGTGTAACAAccacaaatgaaacaaaaaaaaactgtggagagatttggatccttgaagttatCATGCAATTGTTTCCAAGAGCCGTTTCAGGACAGCCCTAGCTCCTTCAGAGTACTCTAAGaccctctctctcctccctttccaTACCATTTCCCTCCCACTGCAAGCCAGGACTTACAAACAGCAATAGTGTAATTATGGGTAAAAACAAattgtgtttgatttttcctcatttgtctTGCAGAGCAGAGTTCCAGCTGATTTCCATTGGAATCTCACTTTCAAAATAAGCTCCAGAATTTCTTGGCATGCCCCAGCAACATCACAGATTGCTCAGGCGAGCAAGATCTCAGAAAATTCCCAGTCTCACGGGGAGCAGaataaaaaggttaaaatatcACACTCGGCATGGACTAGAGCTTCCAGCTTAACCAAGTAATGAGTCTTCGTAATTAGACTGCTTCATTTATGTGACCATTTTCTTGTGTAACAGGCAGCAATACTAAATTAAGTGGCACAGGGTATTGGTACTGTCTTTATATCCAGCCACAGATTTACCTTTGAAGATTAGCTCGTCAAGCTAAAGAATAAACTCAGGCAACCACTGATtaactttttcccctcttttaatCCAgggtatttaaaagaaataccagAATTTGAGTGTTATAATGTTATTGATTTGAAAGAGGTGTcccagaggaggaagaaaagggtaAGGCATGAAGACTGATGTGATTGACTCATGCTGCTACACACCCATGACCTTACCCAAGCCTAGTAGATGTTTGTCAAAAATTTCCAATTAAAGGACTTAATTAGTTCTTCATATCTTTCCAAAACACATATGCAAAGCATTCATTTAAGTATCAGATTTTTGGTTAATATATTTCAAGTTAGCTACCAGAAAAGCTGTAGCCATGTTTAACAACCCAGCACCATGAATTTTAGAAATTAGATGGCTCACGAGTTGAACTTCCAGTTCCAGAATCAGagttttcatctgaaaaccTGGATCCCAAATTTGAGCTGTCACCATCTTCTTCATCATTATCCTCGTGCTGAAAGGCCAGGCAGAGTCGAGCTCCTCCTGGCTGGGGGGAATTGCTCTCATCTTTAAGAGATGTGCTGGTTCTTCTCATTTGCAACAGTTCTTTTAGTTCTAGATTATTTTCAGAGGCATCCAAGGATGTGCTTTCATCTGTCCTTCCTAGGGCATTTACCTTGAATGGCCTGTTCACAGCTGTATTAGCCTCTCCTTCCAGGGGAAGATCTATTGCTGGCatgtttctctgttctttttgaTTAAGAGCCCCATTTCTTTTAAGTAGATCAGAGGCTTCAATATCTACTGAAGCCTCGATATTTTGTTCTGGAGCTCCACTCTTGATAGTTGTCTTCATCTGTGTATGGTAAGTGGTTAAAGCATTATGATAAGGCTGTGACGTTGTCGTGAACAGAGACTCTTTTTGTAATGGAAACATACGATCCCTAGACTTCTCTTGTTTATGTACCTCCCGCGATACCGGAGACGAAGCTTCAGATGCTTCTTGAAGTAGCCTTTCTAACAAGCTACTGAAATCTCTGAATTTTGCAgtatttgaaacagaagttttttctattgtttcttCTACTTCTCGAGGGTGATCTCTCTCTTCTCGAGACGGAGGACACATACTTTGCCTGGATGACGTTTTACCTTGCATCTTTTCATCCATGTTCTCCAGCATAGGACCTGGTGTCTCATAGACCTCTTTCAGTAATTTTTGCAAGTTAACATGAAGTTGTTTATATTCAGCCTTGGACAGTGCAGATGTTTCTGTGGTCTCACCAGTCTTATCCTGCACTGACGCTCCATTGTGTTGGTAGGTCACACGTTTAACTTGCATCTCTGCAGTCCTCTGCGCTATGTTGCCCACACGCTTCGGTTTAGGAGGTGGTGTTTCAGAGGcctccttcagcagcttctctAAAGCTGAACTCAAGCCACTGACCTTGGGTGGGGCAACAGACTTCTCTATGTGTTCACTGATTTCCTGCAGTGACTCTCCATCACGCTGACAGGTTGTGTTTTTAACTTGCATCTCAGCAGTCCTCTGTAACGTCCNNNNNNNNNNGTCCTGTCCACACGTCTTGGTTTAGGAGGTGGTGTTTCAGAGGCCTCCTTCATCAGTTTCTCTAAAGCTGAGCTCAAACCACTGACCTTGGATGGGGCTACAGACTTCTCTACGTGTTCACTGATTTCTTGTGGTGACTCTCCATCACGCTGAGAGGTAGTTCTTTCAACTTGCATCTCAGCAGTCCTCCGTACTGTGCTGTCCACACGTTTTGGTTTAGGAGGTGGTGTTTCAGAGGCCTCTTTCAGCAGCTTCTCTAAAGCTGAACTCAAACCACTGACCTTGGGTGGGGCAACAGACTTCTCTATGTGTTCACTGATTTCCTGCAGTGACTCTCCATCATGCTGATAGGTTGTGTTTTTAACTTGCATCTCAGCAGTCCTCTGTAACGTCCTGTCCACACGCCTTGGTTTAGGAGGTGGTGTTTCAGAGGCCTCCTTCATCAGTTTCTCTAAAGCTGAACTCAAGCCACTGACCTTGGATGGGGCAACAGACCTCTCTGCGGTCTCATTGACCTCTTCAGACTGACTGGTATCTTGCTGGCATATTGATTCTCCAGTACAATTAGTTTGTgatatattatttattgtttcagaTGCTTTCATCCCTACCCTTAATTCTGGGGGTTGACATACGGAGGTTTCTCTGAGCAGGTTCTGCAAACCAGCTTGCATCTTCTGAGATCCTCTGAGAGGATGTTCCTTTGATGAAACAATACTTTTTTCTATATGTTCTTTAACTTCATGCTCTTGAAGACCCATCTGTTCCTGGGGTTGAGAGATAACTGGCTTTTTGACTGGCTGGACAGAgtctgtgttttgtgtgtgtgttacctTCAGACCTTTTAAGGTAAGAGATCCTAGAGGCAGTTCACGTATCACAGAAtctaatttctctgttttttctctctcagaggCTTGTGTTTGATGTTGGATTAACACTTGCTTGTTCACATTATCTCTGCCCTTATcttcctttgattttctttcatggGTTATTGAAGTATTATTATGGACAGTATTATTTGGCAAAGAAACATCTCCCCTGTTAAGGCTGCTCTGTAATTTAACTCCAGCATCCCAGAAGTTTCTCAAACTCTGAAACTGTGAAGGATTTGAAATTTGATTCTTGGACTTCTCATtcgttttttcttttaaagtaaaaaccTGGAAGCTGGGCTTCTGTTGGGAACAAGCACCAACTTTTCCTTTAGATGTTTCTTTCCCATCTTtatctttaattatttctggGGAAGCTGAAGTGGCAGAAATTCTACGCTTTATGTTACTGGCTTTTGCCAATGTTGTGGCTTCCTGAATTTCACCATCAGCTGGAAGTGTTCCTTCTGGTTTTCTAACCTCACACCCTCTTCCAAACTCAGAAGAGTTTTGACATTCATTTTTTGAAGCCACATTTGCACATCTCAGTTCAGCACTTCTTAGTGTATTCTCGCTCTGATCATCCAATCCATAAGGCAGGTGTTCTGTAGTTGGCTTTATTTTGTCACTTTCTCTGAGACCTTTCAATGCACCACCACCTGATGCATTAGTATTGATACcaacttctttctctctgtgacTGGGGATAGTTTTATCCCTTTCCCAGAATGCTCTAATTTCccttattcttcttttttctcttactgcCTTCTCCGATTCATATTTCTGAGCTGGTAGCTTGTGTTCATGATGTTCCCAGACATgtgatttttgattttgttgctTGATTTCTTGACCCGATTCTTTATCTTCGATTCTTGTACAGTCAGGCTCAGTTACTGATTTGTCATTTTGCTTCTCATTGTCTTCCCCCTGCTTAggtttcctcctctcttttatCATCTGTTTATCTTCTGAAATAACTGTTGTGGGTGAAATAGCATTCAGTTGTTTATCCCTTCCAGATGGTAACTCTTCTATAGCTTCTGGTATTCCATCCACGCTAGTTCCACTGTATTCTGTAGGAAGAACTGTTGTTCCAGTTGAAGAGCCAACTTCAAGTTCCCTGCCTTGAGATCTAGTTGATACAGATTTCCTATCTTCAGTACCAGAACTTCTTTTAAACCAGTCTAAGACTTTTGACACAGATTCATCAGCCACTTTCACAAATTCATCGGCATGTTTGTCAGGCTTGAAAGTGTGTTTAGCATCTCGTTCCTCAACAAGATCAGGCTTACCTTGCTGAAGAGCTGCAGAATTGGTATTTGATACCTCATGTGCTTTTGTCTCAGCAGAAAGCAATTGTTCatctacaaacaaacaaacttatcAGAGTTAGGAATCAGACACAAGAATAAAAAGTTTCCAATCTTGAAAAAAATTGCTcagtttctggttttgtgtttatttaaattcttaGCAGAAGAAAGAGTTCTCTGTTCCTGTGGTTTTGGAAAGAACCATACTGCAGGAAAGAGTGCGAATTCTTTATCACTAAGATATCCTACTGAAAAGTGATCTTTTTCTGGGAGATTAGTCGTATTACTTTTGCAGGTGGGAGCTGATAAGATTGGTTATTCCTATTCTAAAGGAAATGGCTCCAatgaagggggagggaggaaaaaaatagcatatttaTGTTTAGTCACAACAGCAAATCCTCAAGTCACAACTGGATTACTACTGAGGACAGACAACTGCAGTACACCAAGAATTCTTCAGTTCCCATCCAGGCACATTCACCAGGCTTTATTACAGGAATTTTATCCAGGTGCCACCACGTCACCTTTATCATCCACATTAAAGATGCCTAGCCAGGCTCAAATCTGGTTGCTAACTCTTAAGAATGCCAATAGGAGATTATCTAAAAACATTAGAGAATTAGAATCCAAGTGTTTTAGAAATTCTGCAACACATAGCATGTTACCATCATTTGTTtcttaattgttattttttatgtacTAACAATTTGAGCATTAATGAATACAGGCTATATGCTATTGCATTCTCTTCCTCACTCCTGTTAGTCTCTTACCAGTAGAGTTTCTGAGTGACTTTGATTCACGGCTCAAGGACTGGttggatttattttcacatgtCTCATCAACACTCAGTTCCTTATTGCTATTTGATAGGATACTGGTGGAGGTCTTCTGCGGAGTTTCAAGTTTCTTAGGAGTAACCATCTTTGTTTGGAGCATTTCATTAACCAGGAAGACTGACCCATTAGTGTCACAAGGACTGGATGCAGACTTATCTTCCGGTAAGCTGTGTGTTTTCACATGTACAGATGATGAATGGGTTCCCAAAGGCTTTACAGTGGAAGTTTGCTTATTCCCAAGTGAATCTGTTCCAACAGCATCATTTACACTAGTCTTTCTTTCACCAGATTCTAACAAATCAAGTTCTCCTGTTTCTTTGCTATGATGTATCTGTGGGCTTTGCAGAGATGCTCTTTTTCCTATGCTAGATGAAAACCtcacttgttttaatttttccagtgaaatttGTGTGGACTCTTCCGCTTCCTGTGTAAGAGTGTTCTTCTCAACTTCTCCTTCAAAAATAGTTGTAGTAGGAATACTACTCTTACTCTGAACATCTAACATCTGATTAACACGAACTTCTGAGTCAGTGGAACTGGAACTTGAACTGCGTTTGAGAATGCCCCTGGGAAGTATACCAGTGCCATTCACTCCCTGGGTCCGTTTGGCCGGTTTTGGAGCTATGTCTTCTCTTTGTGGCACAGGATCTGTTACTTTGTGAACTAATTTTCTAGCTTTTGGGATGGGATGCTTAACCGGTCCTTTCTGTGATTCATCCGTAGGTTCTACAGAAGGCTTCTTAGGTGCCTCAGTTTCATCATTCAGTACATTTGGTTTAGGTTGGCTCTCTATTGAAGGCGACAAAATTTCTGCAAAACGTATACAGAGGAGAAATCATGAGTTTACGCGACATTCACCTGCATAAACTCGGGGGCATGACGTGCCCCCTACAGATCTAGAATGCAGTGATAATATTGgttcattaaaaatgcagcaaaacacaGGAGGAAATTGAAcataagttttcattttgtgtgtaACAGGAAGCTTTAACAGATGAAAATCTTCTAGGTGGCTACTATTCCTAGAATAAGGAAAAACTGATGAAAGCAAACCAAATTTCCGATCAGTATAAATCCTGCAAGGGACAAACTTTGCAAGGAAGGGCAGCTTTTGAATACACAAGCATCTCTTCAGGCTCAGAAgacaaaagctacaaaaaaaaactattttaatttatatatagaACAGGCTAAAAAGCAGGAATGATCTCTCAGCAGGGATATGAAGATTCTTTTTATTCCTAATGTGTAAGTCTCCctcttttctgtgaaaaagcTTCATAACAGATACAAGAGAGCAATTTCCACACACAAACCTGTAAACTACAATCTCAACTGCCCATATATATCACCACTTATCTACTTGCTTGCAGAGAATACTGGGGGAAaggcaggatttatttttagtctAAAATAAAcaggactgagaaaaaaaagatcaaagagTTAGGCTTGACCCTTCTGTCGAGCTAATAGGAGCAATTACTGGAAGGTCATGTAGATAGATAGCAATGCCCAACTCAAGGAAATTTCTATGTTCTCTACTAGTGATTTGAGTCAAAACAGTCCTTTCAGATAGAGTGCGTAATGCTGACAAGAACTGTGGgtgaaaaaagaatcaaaaccCATTTACATGTGTGAAACAgccattttcttaaatttattcctgttttacTTTAGGTTTGAAATGAACTAGTtgataaaacagattttgataACTGTTCTACTTGAATTATCCTACAATAAGAAGcaacaaatgtaaaaatttcCATATCCACCACCAAGAGATTCTGTCATGGTAAACATAATATTTACCCTTCTTTGATAGCTGAGGTAGAATGTCTGGTCTGTTTTCTGATTCTCCGCTGCTCAAGTTATCACCTAATACAGTGGAATTAAACGGATTTATCCTttgctaaaaaaagaaaaaaaaaggaagggacaTTACAATTGGAGTCAAGTTATTTATCAGTACAGTTGTGGCAGAATACATGAAAGCGCAGTGATTTCCCCTGCCTCACTACGCTGTTGGCTGAGTCTAAAGGCATGCTTCCTAAGTTGGAGACGTGACAAGAAACCTGAACAACGTGAACCATGGAACTATCAGAAATGGAAGTGACAGCCTAATCCTGTTCCTCCTCAAGTCACCAACATCAGGGAGAAACCACCACTTAAAGACACTCGAAAAATCCCAAATTGTTGCAAGTTACAAGAATTTCTCTCTACTTCTGTATTTTAGAGATAGTGGAAGGTAgcaagacatttcttttcagtggcTAAAGGAGTTGGAAGTAATGTCAAGCACAGAAAGCCAGTGATTATAGCCATAACAGCACATCAGAACTGAACTTTTACTGGTTTCCATTATCTccctccaaaacaaaaaatactaattttttcCAACTTATTATCTTTCTTCCTCAAATACCAAATTATCTTGATcattaaagcaaagaaacatacaaaaatgtaaagagaTAACATCTGTGCTCGATACCAATCATACCTTTACTGGCGAGACTGCTGCCTTCGTAGATCTTCCCTCTGGTTTGTCTAATCCAGAAGTTACTGTTTTAGAACTGCAAGGAAACAACATATAACAACCTCAGCAAACTGGGCATTATTTTAGGCCTTTTAAAAATGCGAAACAGGTATTCAGTTGCACATACTAAAATACGGCCTCTTGGCACCTAAAGTTTTCTCTTCGGTGTTCTCATCAGATTTAGAACCTTCTCCATCAGATTTTAGACCTCCTCCTTTCCATACCAAGGCGATGTCCTTGATGCTTTGTTTCCTTGCAACAATTTCTTTGCTTGTTAAAGAACTCAGTGTAACTTCTACTTGCCAGGACAGGAATGGCATTTTTGCTATCTTTTATACTTTTAAGTAAGCTTTATGTCATTCTCTAAACAGTACCAGTATTACCACTATTCTTGTCCTACATTTGTACTTCTAGGGCTGAAACCAAAGTGGAGAAAATTGCTAAGTACAGTAAAAAGAGAGCTTTGCAAAGTGGCCAAGCCAGAAAAATCAGGGGAACTCCCTGAGCACTACAGCAAAGATCTGACATGccacagagaagagcagatTCCCTCAGAGGGACACCTGACAAGCTATTCCTTCAATTAAGATGTTATCAAACCACAGATTTTGCAAATGAATGAAGTTATTAATTGTCGTCCTGACTAAGTATACCCCAAGGAAGAAGAACTTAAAACAACCAGAAGAAACAGCTCCTGTAATACATCAAAAAATCGTTCTTGACTTTTTGCAAAAggatttcccccccccaaaaaaaaaccatcagattttgtttatattttgagTCTAAAAGATCTCTCTGATCATGTAACCAGCAACAGTCTGCCCTGCTGGGCAGAGAGCAACATTCCCAATTTCTCCAGGTTTCAGCACAGCTAACCTCAAAACAGAGGAAATGGCTGGTGGCCACCTGGACTGCAAAGCACATCTGAAAAGTGACATCACTCCTACTGTGCAAGTGGAGAAGCATC
The nucleotide sequence above comes from Oxyura jamaicensis isolate SHBP4307 breed ruddy duck chromosome 1, BPBGC_Ojam_1.0, whole genome shotgun sequence. Encoded proteins:
- the SYTL2 gene encoding synaptotagmin-like protein 2 isoform X2, with amino-acid sequence MIKERRKPKQGEDNEKQNDKSVTEPDCTRIEDKESGQEIKQQNQKSHVWEHHEHKLPAQKYESEKAVREKRRIREIRAFWERDKTIPSHREKEVGINTNASGGGALKGLRESDKIKPTTEHLPYGLDDQSENTLRSAELRCANVASKNECQNSSEFGRGCEVRKPEGTLPADGEIQEATTLAKASNIKRRISATSASPEIIKDKDGKETSKGKVGACSQQKPSFQVFTLKEKTNEKSKNQISNPSQFQSLRNFWDAGVKLQSSLNRGDVSLPNNTVHNNTSITHERKSKEDKGRDNVNKQVLIQHQTQASEREKTEKLDSVIRELPLGSLTLKGLKVTHTQNTDSVQPVKKPVISQPQEQMGLQEHEVKEHIEKSIVSSKEHPLRGSQKMQAGLQNLLRETSVCQPPELRVGMKASETINNISQTNCTGESICQQDTSQSEEVNETAERSVAPSKVSGLSSALEKLMKEASETPPPKPRRVDRTLQRTAEMQVKSVTYQHNGASVQDKTGETTETSALSKAEYKQLHVNLQKLLKEVYETPGPMLENMDEKMQGKTSSRQSMCPPSREERDHPREVEETIEKTSVSNTAKFRDFSSLLERLLQEASEASSPVSREVHKQEKSRDRMFPLQKESLFTTTSQPYHNALTTYHTQMKTTIKSGAPEQNIEASVDIEASDLLKRNGALNQKEQRNMPAIDLPLEGEANTAVNRPFKVNALGRTDESTSLDASENNLELKELLQMRRTSTSLKDESNSPQPGGARLCLAFQHEDNDEEDGDSSNLGSRFSDENSDSGTGSSTRSEEDLNPVLMALKRSADRKMPSKSLEDIPSATSNKGKIKIPKEELALSAEDGLKTDQDQERNENAAGMPPQPDKLFSNPEKLKGLSKSVPSFLQEESDDRETDTASESSYTLGRIKKSPSSLTNLSGSSGMASLSSVSGSLMSVYSGDFGNVDVKGNIQFAIDYVEQLNELHVFICQCKDLAVADVKRQRSDPYVKTYLLPEKYKLGKRKTSVKKKTFNPVYNEILRYKIEKDLLKNHHLNISVWHNDTFGRNSFLGEVELDLGTWDWNDKSNKQINWFPLKPRTSAMALELENRGEMKLALKYVPQPTGGKKTLPTGEVHIWVKECHDLPLLRGNSLNSFIKCTILPDTSRKSRQKTRTVAKTTNPVFNHTMVYDGFRPEDLKEACIELTVWDHNKLANHFLGGLRIGLGTGRSYGTTVDWMDSTSDESALWEKMMNLPNTWVEDTLPLRMLMVAKLTK